A region of Dioscorea cayenensis subsp. rotundata cultivar TDr96_F1 chromosome 5, TDr96_F1_v2_PseudoChromosome.rev07_lg8_w22 25.fasta, whole genome shotgun sequence DNA encodes the following proteins:
- the LOC120259883 gene encoding cinnamoyl-CoA reductase 1-like isoform X2, with protein MATMSMPLSEIHVCDNKNSHLKKLENALENLQLFKADLLDYDSILEAAAGCEGVFHVASPVPTTKVSNPEVEVISPAVTGTQNVLKACSALRVKRVVVVSSVVAVTLNPHWPKGKVLDEECWSDPEHCRMTENWYYLAKTLAEADAFKYAKENDLDVVTVCPSMVLGPLFQPTANFSTLFLINILKGLRESKENRLYHIVDVRDVADALLLVYQKPEASGRYICASHPIKIREVIDTLRSVYPNYNYLNNLTDVDYDHLMTSEKLKKLGWKCRPLKETLINTVQSYEEAGILDN; from the exons GTGACAACAAGAATTCGCATTTGAAGAAGTTGGAAAATGCGTTGGAAAACCTACAACTCTTCAAGGCCGATTTGCTTGATTATGACTCGATACTAGAGGCAGCCGCAGGATGTGAAGGAGTCTTCCATGTAGCATCTCCTGTTCCCACAACCAAAGTGTCTAATCCTGAG GTAGAAGTTATTTCTCCTGCTGTGACGGGTACTCAGAATGTGCTCAAGGCTTGCTCTGCTTTGAGAGTTAAGCGTGTAGTTGTGGTGTCTTCGGTTGTTGCTGTGACATTGAACCCACACTGGCCAAAGGGAAAGGTTTTGGATGAGGAATGTTGGTCAGACCCGGAACACTGTAGGATGACTGAG AACTGGTATTACCTTGCAAAGACACTGGCAGAGGCTGATGCTTTCAAGTATGCAAAGGAGAATGATCTTGACGTTGTCACTGTTTGTCCATCAATGGTTCTTGGACCTTTGTTTCAGCCCACTGCGAATTTTAGCACCCTGTTTCTCATCAATATTTTGAAAG GGCTCCGTGAGTCAAAGGAAAACAGGCTTTACCATATCGTGGATGTTCGAGATGTAGCTGATGCACTGCTCCTTGTGTATCAGAAACCAGAAGCATCTGGGCGGTACATCTGCGCAAGCCATCCAATCAAGATCAGAGAGGTCATTGATACTCTGAGGAGCGTGTATCCCAACTACAATTACCTAAACAA CTTAACTGACGTGGATTATGATCACCTTATGACTTCAGAGAAGTTAAAGAAGCTAGGATGGAAATGTAGGCCTCTCAAAGAGACCCTCATTAATACGGTCCAGTCTTATGAAGAGGCAGGTATCTTGGACAACTAA